One Streptococcus sp. S1 DNA window includes the following coding sequences:
- a CDS encoding CocE/NonD family hydrolase → MKKKTMVSIVASSLLIAPMVLHQVVAADEQTEELAPSTEVVHAPATEARPTTSDTSTATSEEAASSNEASLDRTAGANQAAPATEEHTRQSEPTVPVVTPAATNREAVPQSAPTSEAPVTSQDLAKVTGTTLAADQSSNELTVQDAVNGLLQWAATDPSQLGQSQADRERFAKSLGLIEKSEDLTRKVSQPELAKMYETAKKLYDAYRAEKKSPLFLNGRAQPIFPYTTGKKEDQDYKYEDSQIVRFPVYVETDYDTDADGKPDLVKAIVQLPKAVAQGDFKAATILEARPYVAGTLDENYVTLESLGLPTDGSYDMKKLHSQPAKRQPVSSETTVEAAKKAKASDWYYYSPYEYIYDYEDLNWYDYFLVRGYAFISSAGLGTKGSEGFNTTGSDLEINAFKNIIEWVNGKRKAYTDKTSNVEIKADWATGNVAMTGLSWAGTTTFGVAATGVEGLKTIVPAAGIASWYDYFNSQGTQFGNAPYSDLSWLSLYVSTRMLDQDDWAGIWQNYSNYINQLNKDQYAHDRNYSDVWKERDYTLHPENLKTSALIVHGLNDDNVKTKHFELMYDALKKAGQDVKLYLHQGDHVYPAAMSRGYGITANGQDFYDLLNTWLTHYLYGVDNHVESLPAVLAQNNYDPSKWTSYDNWKSSQRLFLNASSKRLEETISSDYAAAGVEIANRNETVSKASSKANLTFVSDVTEDTTIKGHIPVHFKAALAKGQGKNFQINALLVDVADEDFDVVGNGSVKQDKTADGFWMGSNLSNLSVAEYETIKTKYKVIAKGWINLANPESGYDSASSRNSIEPKVGEYHDYTVYLQPNLYTVKKGHKLALVFNTYDPSDLTVEHPYEVTFKTDSIQAAIPIVEKTRAQKAAYVPSETDADYAKLPEMEGAALVAPEVHYKEEYRLPTPEHLVQPSQTLPEKDEQMQTGSARQENPHLALAVSYGSRFVSPGLVEARKVATPAVEGEQADHMLPQTGSKDHALGLLGVISLTASSLIFWRKKREDA, encoded by the coding sequence ATGAAAAAGAAAACAATGGTTTCCATTGTCGCATCGAGTTTACTGATCGCGCCGATGGTCTTGCATCAAGTAGTAGCAGCAGATGAGCAAACGGAAGAGTTAGCCCCATCGACAGAAGTGGTCCATGCTCCAGCTACCGAAGCAAGACCGACAACAAGTGACACAAGTACTGCCACTAGTGAAGAAGCTGCAAGTTCAAATGAGGCATCACTGGATCGGACGGCAGGTGCAAATCAAGCAGCCCCTGCTACAGAAGAACACACAAGACAAAGTGAGCCGACTGTCCCAGTAGTAACTCCAGCAGCAACAAACAGGGAAGCTGTACCTCAATCTGCTCCTACTTCAGAAGCTCCGGTAACATCTCAGGATTTGGCAAAGGTCACAGGTACCACCCTTGCAGCGGATCAGTCCTCTAATGAGTTGACGGTCCAAGATGCTGTTAATGGCTTGCTTCAATGGGCAGCAACAGATCCTAGCCAATTGGGCCAAAGCCAAGCAGATCGCGAACGCTTTGCCAAGAGTTTAGGCTTGATTGAAAAATCAGAAGATCTGACCCGTAAGGTCAGTCAGCCAGAATTGGCCAAGATGTATGAAACAGCTAAGAAACTCTACGATGCCTACCGGGCTGAAAAGAAAAGTCCGCTCTTTTTAAATGGTCGTGCCCAGCCTATTTTTCCTTATACGACGGGAAAAAAAGAAGACCAAGACTACAAATATGAAGACAGCCAAATTGTACGTTTCCCAGTCTATGTCGAAACGGACTATGACACCGATGCAGATGGCAAGCCAGACTTGGTCAAAGCCATTGTTCAATTACCAAAAGCAGTCGCGCAAGGCGATTTTAAGGCAGCCACTATTCTCGAAGCGCGCCCTTACGTAGCGGGGACACTAGACGAAAACTACGTGACCCTTGAAAGTTTGGGGCTTCCAACAGACGGTAGCTACGATATGAAGAAACTGCACAGCCAACCTGCAAAGAGACAGCCAGTAAGCAGTGAAACAACAGTAGAAGCAGCGAAAAAAGCCAAGGCATCGGATTGGTATTACTACAGTCCCTACGAGTATATCTATGACTACGAAGATCTGAACTGGTACGACTATTTCTTGGTCAGAGGCTATGCCTTTATCTCTAGCGCTGGACTTGGTACCAAGGGATCAGAAGGATTTAACACGACGGGGTCTGATCTCGAAATCAATGCCTTCAAGAATATCATCGAATGGGTCAATGGCAAACGCAAGGCCTACACCGATAAGACTAGCAATGTTGAAATCAAGGCAGACTGGGCAACAGGAAATGTTGCCATGACGGGTCTGTCCTGGGCTGGAACAACGACCTTTGGTGTGGCAGCGACAGGCGTAGAAGGATTGAAGACCATCGTTCCGGCAGCAGGAATTGCCTCTTGGTATGATTATTTCAATAGCCAAGGAACCCAATTTGGCAATGCACCTTATAGTGACCTTTCATGGCTCTCCCTCTACGTTAGCACACGGATGTTGGACCAAGACGACTGGGCAGGGATTTGGCAAAACTATTCCAACTACATCAATCAATTGAACAAGGACCAGTACGCCCATGATCGTAACTACAGTGATGTCTGGAAGGAGCGGGATTATACCCTTCATCCGGAAAATCTCAAGACCAGCGCCCTGATCGTCCATGGCTTGAATGATGACAATGTCAAGACCAAACACTTTGAACTCATGTACGATGCTCTCAAGAAAGCAGGACAAGATGTCAAGCTCTATCTCCACCAAGGAGATCACGTCTACCCAGCGGCTATGTCGCGGGGATACGGCATCACCGCCAATGGTCAGGATTTTTATGACCTGCTCAATACCTGGCTGACCCATTACCTCTACGGAGTGGACAATCACGTCGAAAGCTTGCCAGCGGTTCTAGCTCAAAACAACTATGATCCAAGCAAGTGGACTAGCTATGATAACTGGAAGAGCAGTCAACGTCTCTTCTTGAATGCAAGCTCGAAACGTCTAGAAGAAACCATTTCTAGTGATTATGCAGCTGCAGGTGTCGAGATTGCTAACCGTAATGAAACAGTCAGCAAAGCCTCCTCTAAGGCTAATCTAACCTTCGTTTCTGATGTTACTGAGGACACTACGATCAAGGGCCACATCCCCGTTCATTTCAAAGCAGCTCTTGCCAAAGGTCAAGGAAAGAATTTCCAAATCAACGCCCTTTTGGTAGATGTGGCAGATGAGGACTTTGACGTGGTGGGAAATGGTAGCGTCAAGCAAGATAAAACAGCAGACGGTTTCTGGATGGGAAGCAATTTAAGCAACCTATCTGTTGCCGAATACGAAACCATCAAGACCAAGTACAAGGTGATTGCGAAAGGCTGGATCAATCTTGCGAACCCTGAGTCTGGCTACGATTCAGCCAGCTCAAGAAATAGTATCGAGCCAAAGGTGGGAGAATACCACGATTACACGGTTTATCTCCAACCAAATCTCTATACAGTTAAGAAAGGTCACAAGTTAGCCCTAGTCTTTAACACCTATGACCCATCTGATTTAACGGTGGAGCATCCATATGAAGTGACCTTCAAGACAGATTCTATCCAGGCGGCGATTCCAATTGTCGAAAAGACCCGCGCCCAAAAGGCAGCTTATGTACCAAGTGAAACAGATGCTGACTATGCGAAATTGCCAGAAATGGAAGGTGCTGCTCTAGTCGCTCCAGAAGTGCATTACAAGGAAGAATATAGGCTTCCAACCCCAGAACACCTTGTCCAACCAAGCCAAACTCTTCCTGAAAAAGATGAACAGATGCAAACAGGATCAGCAAGACAAGAGAACCCTCATCTTGCCCTAGCTGTATCCTATGGGTCTCGATTTGTTTCACCAGGATTGGTAGAAGCTCGTAAGGTTGCGACTCCTGCAGTAGAAGGAGAACAAGCAGACCATATGCTTCCACAAACAGGCAGCAAAGACCATGCTCTGGGTCTCTTAGGGGTGATCAGCCTAACAGCTTCTAGTCTCATCTTTTGGCGCAAAAAGAGAGAAGATGCCTAA
- the trxA gene encoding thioredoxin, which produces MAHIITDATFEQETSQGLVLIDFWATWCGPCRMQAPILDQLAEEVHEDDLKICKMDVDENPNTARQFGIMSIPTLLFKKDGQVVKQVAGVHTKAQLKEIIAELS; this is translated from the coding sequence ATGGCACACATAATCACAGATGCAACTTTTGAACAAGAAACTAGCCAAGGTCTTGTCCTGATTGACTTTTGGGCAACTTGGTGTGGTCCATGCCGCATGCAAGCTCCAATCTTGGATCAGTTGGCAGAAGAGGTACATGAAGATGATTTGAAAATCTGTAAGATGGATGTAGATGAAAATCCAAATACAGCACGTCAATTCGGTATCATGTCGATCCCAACGCTTCTCTTTAAAAAAGATGGACAAGTTGTCAAACAAGTGGCTGGAGTTCATACGAAAGCCCAATTGAAAGAAATCATTGCAGAATTGAGCTAA
- a CDS encoding alpha-amylase, translating to MKEEITMENQTLMQYFEWYLPANGNHWTRLAEDAQHLADLGIRKVWMPPAFKATSNNDVGYGVYDLFDLGEFDQKGTVRTKYGFKDDYLQAIQALKDAGIQPMADVVLNHKAAADGLEEFEVVEVDPMDRNKVLTEPFTIQGWTKFTFDGRNGAYNDFHWHWYHFTGTDYDASRNKNGIYQIQGDNKGWAHGDLVDKENGNYDYLMYADIDFKHPEVVENLDQWAEWFIETTGVEGFRLDAVKHIDSFFMKNFIHNITKKYGEDFYVFGEFWNGDTETNDEYLESIDYLYDLIDVALHQNLFRASQEGENFDLRTIFDGTLALNHPEEAVTFVDNHDTQRGQALESTIQEWFKPAAYALILLREAGLPCVFYGDYYGIEGQFAQESFQEVLDRLLWVRKDLAYGEQTDYFDDPNCIGWTRSGTEESAPIACLVSNNQAATKVMEIGSSYSGLTYYDVLENCSETVQVQEDGTAEFPVAERSVSVWVAQDTEGQ from the coding sequence ATGAAAGAAGAAATAACGATGGAAAATCAAACCTTAATGCAATATTTTGAGTGGTATTTGCCCGCTAATGGGAACCACTGGACGCGTCTTGCTGAAGATGCGCAACACTTAGCAGACTTGGGTATTCGTAAAGTTTGGATGCCACCTGCCTTTAAAGCTACTTCTAACAATGACGTTGGGTACGGAGTCTATGACCTCTTTGATTTGGGCGAGTTCGATCAAAAAGGAACGGTTCGTACCAAATACGGTTTCAAAGACGATTATCTTCAAGCCATTCAAGCCCTCAAAGATGCAGGGATTCAACCAATGGCCGATGTCGTTCTCAACCATAAAGCTGCTGCCGATGGCTTAGAGGAATTCGAGGTCGTTGAGGTCGATCCGATGGATCGAAACAAGGTTCTCACTGAACCCTTCACCATTCAAGGATGGACCAAATTCACCTTTGATGGCCGAAATGGCGCCTATAATGACTTCCACTGGCATTGGTACCACTTCACCGGTACGGACTACGATGCTTCACGTAATAAGAATGGGATCTACCAAATCCAAGGGGACAACAAAGGTTGGGCCCATGGAGATCTGGTTGACAAGGAAAACGGAAACTACGATTACCTCATGTATGCCGATATCGATTTCAAACATCCCGAAGTTGTTGAAAATCTCGACCAATGGGCTGAATGGTTTATCGAAACGACAGGGGTTGAGGGCTTCCGTCTGGATGCCGTCAAGCACATAGACTCCTTCTTTATGAAGAATTTCATCCATAATATCACCAAAAAATATGGAGAAGATTTCTACGTTTTTGGTGAATTTTGGAATGGCGACACAGAAACCAACGATGAGTACTTGGAAAGTATTGACTACTTATACGACTTGATCGATGTGGCCCTCCACCAAAATCTCTTCCGAGCTAGTCAAGAAGGTGAAAATTTCGACCTTCGAACTATTTTTGACGGAACACTAGCGCTCAATCATCCTGAAGAGGCCGTAACCTTTGTGGACAACCATGATACCCAACGAGGGCAAGCCTTGGAATCTACAATCCAAGAATGGTTCAAGCCTGCAGCCTATGCCTTGATCTTACTTCGTGAAGCTGGTTTGCCTTGTGTCTTCTATGGAGACTACTACGGTATCGAGGGCCAATTTGCGCAAGAAAGTTTCCAAGAGGTCCTCGATCGCCTCTTATGGGTTCGTAAAGATCTGGCCTATGGGGAACAAACAGACTACTTCGATGATCCTAATTGCATCGGTTGGACACGCTCAGGTACAGAAGAATCAGCACCAATCGCCTGCTTGGTTTCGAATAACCAAGCTGCTACAAAAGTCATGGAGATCGGCTCATCCTACTCAGGCCTCACCTACTATGATGTCCTAGAAAATTGTAGCGAAACTGTCCAAGTTCAAGAAGACGGTACTGCTGAATTCCCAGTGGCAGAACGCTCCGTCAGTGTCTGGGTAGCCCAAGATACAGAGGGCCAATAA
- a CDS encoding M20/M25/M40 family metallo-hydrolase, translating into MKTTNRESIETIFAEALAIPSFTNTDTEQGIEAYLDQRLAQIPYFKEHPNQFGRYMVPQDHLHRSVNWALVDKGKKKTVILFHHHDTVDLEDYGNLAEIALDSDQVAEALKTLDRRPDMQEDLASGEWKFGRGSCDMKAALALQLGVLEAYAADLTEGQVNLLYLSVGDEESYSSGMRGALGLLTDLQEKFDLNYVLAVDSEPFESEVGKEKVLHIGTVGKLMPVVVAQGVLSHMKEPLKGINALSLLVAIASQLDLHPDLADQALGETSPLPSWSYLRDLKEQYDVSTVLYAAGYFSVLHLKKTPQELMQRIYELSQEALDAFYKKYEHLQDQAGQDHIIARPRVITYQELEERCQAIEGYQAFREASNKKAEQDFRNGTSYQSLAIQQIQRLLEFLGDKDPMVVIGFAPPYYPSMNCRFLDNTDLNIVSLITDYREYLDTRGYLLKVEEYFMGINDTSYCALEKDVASYQVVLDSLATPAQVYDLDLEKIAQIHVPAVNLGPWGKELHKRGERVYKEDFLETIPNYLLELLYHFDDRLSTE; encoded by the coding sequence GTGAAAACCACCAATAGAGAGAGCATCGAAACGATTTTTGCAGAAGCCTTGGCGATTCCAAGCTTCACCAATACTGATACCGAGCAAGGAATCGAAGCCTACCTGGATCAACGGCTTGCCCAGATCCCCTATTTCAAGGAACATCCGAACCAGTTTGGGCGCTATATGGTGCCACAGGACCACTTGCATCGGTCGGTCAATTGGGCCTTAGTTGATAAGGGCAAGAAAAAAACAGTTATCCTTTTCCACCACCATGATACAGTCGATTTAGAAGACTATGGAAATTTAGCAGAAATCGCACTCGATTCTGATCAAGTAGCAGAAGCCTTGAAAACACTAGACAGACGACCAGATATGCAGGAAGACTTAGCTTCTGGGGAGTGGAAATTTGGCAGAGGATCTTGCGATATGAAAGCAGCTCTAGCCCTTCAATTGGGGGTTCTGGAAGCCTATGCTGCAGACCTCACAGAAGGTCAGGTCAATCTGCTCTATCTCTCTGTTGGAGACGAGGAATCCTATTCAAGTGGGATGCGTGGAGCCTTGGGTCTCCTTACAGATTTGCAGGAAAAGTTTGATCTGAATTATGTATTAGCAGTGGATTCAGAGCCCTTTGAATCAGAGGTAGGAAAAGAAAAGGTCCTTCACATTGGCACAGTCGGAAAACTCATGCCAGTCGTTGTGGCACAAGGTGTCTTGTCCCATATGAAGGAGCCTCTTAAAGGGATCAATGCCTTGTCGCTCCTAGTAGCCATCGCAAGCCAGCTAGATCTTCATCCCGATCTGGCAGATCAGGCCTTGGGAGAAACGTCTCCCCTTCCTTCTTGGTCCTATCTCAGAGATTTGAAGGAGCAATACGATGTATCGACCGTGCTTTATGCAGCTGGTTATTTCAGTGTGTTGCATTTGAAGAAAACACCCCAAGAGCTCATGCAACGAATCTATGAGCTTAGTCAAGAGGCCTTGGACGCCTTTTACAAGAAGTATGAGCACTTGCAGGATCAGGCTGGCCAAGATCATATTATTGCAAGGCCAAGAGTCATCACCTATCAAGAACTAGAGGAACGTTGCCAAGCCATAGAGGGCTACCAAGCCTTTAGAGAAGCTTCTAATAAAAAAGCGGAGCAAGATTTTCGTAATGGGACCAGCTACCAGAGCCTTGCGATTCAGCAAATCCAGCGGCTCCTTGAGTTTCTCGGAGATAAGGATCCTATGGTGGTCATCGGTTTTGCGCCCCCATATTATCCGTCCATGAATTGCCGCTTTTTAGACAATACCGATCTCAATATCGTGTCCTTAATTACTGACTACCGCGAGTACCTGGACACAAGAGGTTACCTCTTGAAAGTGGAAGAATACTTTATGGGGATTAACGACACCAGTTATTGTGCCTTGGAAAAGGATGTGGCCTCTTATCAAGTCGTCTTGGATAGCCTAGCCACACCAGCCCAGGTCTATGATCTGGATCTGGAAAAAATTGCCCAAATTCATGTTCCAGCGGTCAATCTAGGCCCTTGGGGTAAAGAATTGCATAAGCGAGGAGAGCGGGTCTACAAAGAAGACTTCTTGGAGACTATTCCAAACTATCTACTAGAATTGCTCTACCATTTCGATGATCGCTTATCAACAGAATAA
- a CDS encoding ABC transporter ATP-binding protein has translation MITFHGVTKDYDGHIALNHLDLTIEDGQIVGLIGHNGAGKSTTIKSLVSVITPTTGSIEVDGQDLYNHRLAIKKKIGYVADSPDLFLRLTANEFWELVATSYDMSQKDCDQRLEELLRIFDFQSHRYEVIESFSHGMRQKVFVIAALLSDPDIWVLDEPMTGLDPQASYDLKQMMRQHADRGKTVIFSTHVLEVAEQLCDKIAILKKGNLIFYGTIEELKGQHPEQSLESIYLSLAGRKEEGGDHAS, from the coding sequence ATGATTACATTTCACGGAGTTACCAAAGATTACGATGGGCATATTGCCCTTAACCACTTGGATCTGACCATCGAAGACGGGCAAATTGTCGGCTTGATTGGCCATAACGGAGCTGGAAAGTCAACGACGATTAAGAGCCTGGTCAGTGTCATCACCCCAACCACTGGATCCATTGAAGTGGATGGTCAGGACCTCTATAACCATCGACTGGCAATCAAAAAGAAGATCGGTTATGTGGCAGATTCGCCAGATCTTTTCTTGCGTCTCACAGCCAATGAATTCTGGGAGTTGGTTGCGACCTCTTATGATATGAGTCAGAAAGACTGCGATCAACGATTAGAGGAGCTTCTTAGGATCTTTGATTTTCAGAGCCACCGCTATGAAGTGATTGAATCCTTTTCACACGGGATGCGCCAGAAGGTCTTCGTTATTGCAGCCCTCTTGTCAGATCCAGATATCTGGGTCTTGGACGAACCAATGACCGGTTTGGACCCACAGGCTTCTTACGATTTAAAACAAATGATGCGCCAGCATGCGGATCGTGGCAAGACGGTTATTTTCTCTACCCACGTCTTAGAAGTGGCCGAACAACTCTGTGATAAAATCGCCATTCTCAAAAAGGGAAACCTTATTTTCTATGGGACGATCGAGGAATTGAAGGGCCAACATCCCGAACAAAGTTTGGAAAGTATCTATCTCAGTCTAGCGGGTCGGAAGGAAGAAGGTGGCGATCATGCGTCTTAA